TTGCTGCCTATCCTGGTTACAGTGTGGCTTGAATGTTAGTGATGATGGCCAAGGTGCCAAAGTAACAAAGTTTGATGTGAATGCCATTTTGGGCATTTGAATGCCTCATTCAGAAAGTCAATACAATCAAGAGGTAATGACACACAGCTCTGAACTTCAGTTGACCAGAACAAACACAAGAATTACATCACCTAAGCATGTCCCCATTATCCATTAAAGGGCCGCTGATAGCCGGAGAAGCGCTGAAGTTGCTCCCAGCTTCGCTGAACATCAAAAAGTTGTGCCCAAATGGCAGCGGCCGATCTGGTATCTCTGGTATGTCCATGTCCCCCTCAAGCATCTTCACCGCCTCGGTGATGGTCGGTCGGAGCGCGACCATCACATGAGCGCACAGGATTCCAACAAGAACAAACCTTTTGATGGCATCACCTCTTGGGCTCTCGCACGTCGACAGTGCATCGTCGAGCACCTCCCTTGACTGGCCAGCCTTGATGAGCGTCCACGCCCAGTCGGTGATCAGCACTGGCCCATTCGAAGCCGTCATGTCAAGCACATGCCGCCCGCTCAATATCTCAAGCACCAGAACGCCGAAGCTATAGACGTCGCTCTTCTCTGTCAATTGTCCATAGAGCGCGTACTCCGGCGCCAGGTAGCCATGTGTGCCGGCAACCCGCGTCGTGAGGTGAGACTGCCCTTCTCGGCTCCTCCTGGCTAGCCCGAAGTCCGCCACGCGTGCCCGCATCTCATTGTCGAGCAATATGTTGGTCGCCTTGATGTCCCTGTGATAGATCGCAGGCTTGACACCATAATGCAGATATTCCAGCCCCTTTGCCACATCCATTATTATGTTCCGGCGTTGTGCCCATGTCAATGCCGCCCGCTTGCTGCTTCCTACTCTGTCCTGGAAGATGAACTCCTCGAGCGATCCATTGGGCATGAAGTCGTACACCAGGAACATCTGCTTCCCTTCCTCTATGTCGTCGTCGACAATGCAACAGCCACGCAGCGGCACCAGGTTCCGGTGCCGGAGGTGGCTGATGATCTCCACCTCGTTGGTGAACTCCTCGTCACCGCCGTCCATTTCTGGGTTGAGCATCTTCTTGACAGCAACCACAGACCCATCCGCGAGCACGCCGCGGTAGACAACTCCGAACCCACCGCGGCCGATGAGGTTTCGGTCCGCGAAGTTGTCCGTCCCCTTGGACAGCTCGGCGATGTCGAAGAGTATTGAGCCGGTGTTGGGCCTTAGGTGCGGACGCCGGTCCTCCGACCCCTCCTCAGGGATGGTgtggttcctcttcttcttcttggcgtgcCTTGTCTTTCTCCAGACAAAGAATGCGAGGGCCGACAGGGCGAGGATGAAGGCGATTGGGATGGTGGTGGCGTAGATGGCTGCGTTGTTGGACTTGGAGCGCTGGGAGGGAGGGGTGGACAGGCCGAGGCCGAGGATGCAATGGGCGGCGGTGGGGGAGGTGGGTCCCTCGGCGCTGGAGATGCCG
The sequence above is a segment of the Triticum dicoccoides isolate Atlit2015 ecotype Zavitan chromosome 1A, WEW_v2.0, whole genome shotgun sequence genome. Coding sequences within it:
- the LOC119280168 gene encoding probable receptor-like protein kinase At1g11050, translated to MPARGLLRALPLLLALLLAGPPYGAAAGNGTCPLDLTYVPTFPWDPAPCAGAAPNMTACCQTLLSVLAIGLAGRLRSTGQFRVPSAAASAACIADFADAVAAAPASLPGASLVHSCFPSPDEFAVSPSFCAGVTTAAEYRAVVGNASVAGLDAACGPDLSSLPICDRCQTAGIVATSPLIAASANATAESQRNCFYLTVMYAAGISSAEGPTSPTAAHCILGLGLSTPPSQRSKSNNAAIYATTIPIAFILALSALAFFVWRKTRHAKKKKRNHTIPEEGSEDRRPHLRPNTGSILFDIAELSKGTDNFADRNLIGRGGFGVVYRGVLADGSVVAVKKMLNPEMDGGDEEFTNEVEIISHLRHRNLVPLRGCCIVDDDIEEGKQMFLVYDFMPNGSLEEFIFQDRVGSSKRAALTWAQRRNIIMDVAKGLEYLHYGVKPAIYHRDIKATNILLDNEMRARVADFGLARRSREGQSHLTTRVAGTHGYLAPEYALYGQLTEKSDVYSFGVLVLEILSGRHVLDMTASNGPVLITDWAWTLIKAGQSREVLDDALSTCESPRGDAIKRFVLVGILCAHVMVALRPTITEAVKMLEGDMDIPEIPDRPLPFGHNFLMFSEAGSNFSASPAISGPLMDNGDMLR